The following are encoded in a window of Blattabacterium cuenoti genomic DNA:
- the metK gene encoding methionine adenosyltransferase encodes MAYLFTSESVSEGHPDKISDQISDAILDHFLAYDPEAKVAIETLVTTGQIILSGEVHSKIYVNVQKIARDLLRKIGYTKNEYRFNADSCGILSAIQEQSMDLLQGIKSLEKENQGAGDQGIVFGYAIKETENYMPLSLEMSHHLLRELSSIRNEGEKMPYLRPDAKSQVTLEYSDKNVPIHIHAIVISTQHDEFDTKERMQERIVQDIKNILIPRVKNLFSKEIKKLFTNRTKYYINTTGKFVTGGPHGDTGLTGRKIIVDTYGGKGAHGGGAFSGKDPSKVDRSGAYAARHIAKNLVAAGIADELLIQISYAVGVSEPMGIYVNTYGTSKRELLDEDIVVKIQKIFDLRPYAITKRLKLGQPIYEETAVYGHMGKKPRKVWKCFSDIEGHQKKQEVELFTWEKLDYLPVIKEVFNME; translated from the coding sequence ATGGCTTATTTATTCACTAGCGAATCTGTTTCAGAGGGACATCCTGATAAAATTTCAGACCAGATATCGGATGCTATATTAGATCATTTTTTAGCATATGATCCAGAAGCAAAAGTCGCTATAGAAACTTTAGTGACCACAGGACAAATCATCTTATCTGGAGAAGTACATTCTAAAATTTATGTCAATGTTCAGAAAATAGCTCGTGATCTTCTGAGAAAAATTGGATATACTAAAAATGAATACAGGTTCAATGCTGATTCTTGTGGAATACTTTCTGCTATTCAAGAACAGTCTATGGATCTATTACAGGGAATAAAAAGTTTGGAAAAAGAAAATCAAGGAGCTGGAGATCAAGGAATTGTTTTTGGATACGCTATTAAGGAAACAGAAAATTATATGCCTTTATCATTAGAAATGTCACATCATCTCCTAAGGGAACTTTCTTCTATACGAAATGAAGGAGAAAAAATGCCTTATTTACGTCCAGATGCTAAATCTCAAGTAACTTTAGAATATTCGGATAAGAATGTCCCTATACATATTCACGCGATTGTTATTTCAACTCAACATGATGAATTCGATACAAAAGAAAGAATGCAAGAAAGAATAGTTCAAGATATTAAAAATATTTTGATTCCAAGAGTCAAGAATCTCTTCTCTAAGGAGATCAAAAAATTATTTACGAATAGAACAAAATATTACATAAATACTACAGGGAAATTTGTTACTGGAGGACCTCATGGAGATACTGGACTGACCGGAAGAAAAATCATTGTGGATACTTATGGAGGGAAAGGGGCTCATGGGGGAGGAGCCTTTTCTGGAAAAGATCCTTCTAAAGTGGATAGATCTGGAGCTTATGCGGCTAGACATATCGCTAAAAATCTTGTAGCAGCAGGAATTGCAGATGAATTGTTGATACAAATCTCCTATGCAGTTGGAGTTTCTGAACCTATGGGGATTTATGTAAATACTTATGGGACCTCTAAAAGAGAACTTCTTGATGAAGATATTGTAGTAAAGATCCAAAAAATTTTTGATTTACGTCCTTATGCTATCACAAAAAGATTAAAATTAGGTCAACCAATATATGAAGAAACAGCTGTATATGGACATATGGGGAAAAAACCAAGAAAAGTATGGAAATGTTTTTCGGATATAGAAGGTCATCAAAAAAAACAAGAAGTCGAACTGTTTACCTGGGAAAAATTAGATTATTTGCCTGTGATCAAAGAAGTTTTTAACATGGAATAA
- a CDS encoding bifunctional 3-deoxy-7-phosphoheptulonate synthase/chorismate mutase type II has product MEKDILNNSIDRSWIEKFDKPLTISGPCSAESEQQIMETAKKLDPSYVQVFRAGIWKPRTRPNNFEGIGERGLKWLNNVKKRTGLMVATEIANAEHVKLALSFDIDVLWIGARSTASPFTVQEIADSLEGKEDQIILVKNPIHPDIELWIGALERLLGKGIRKLGVIHRGFYTYKTSKYRNQPNWNLLFSFRNILPRIPVICDPSHICGNKEGILDIAKTAYHYFKYDGLMIESHCDPDHAWSDAQQQITPEKLLELLKQLTGSNHETHQNHLDSLRIFIDEIDENLIALLAKRMKISKKLGTFKKSEDITIFQPNRWDSIMKKYLKLGKNLGISEELLEGVFKLLHQESINIQNRI; this is encoded by the coding sequence ATGGAAAAAGATATTCTGAATAATAGTATAGACAGGTCTTGGATTGAAAAATTTGATAAACCTCTAACCATATCTGGTCCTTGTAGTGCAGAGAGTGAACAACAAATAATGGAAACAGCTAAAAAGTTAGATCCATCCTATGTTCAAGTATTTAGAGCAGGAATATGGAAACCTAGAACTAGACCAAATAATTTTGAAGGAATAGGGGAACGGGGACTTAAATGGCTAAATAATGTAAAAAAACGTACAGGGTTAATGGTCGCTACAGAAATAGCTAATGCAGAACATGTAAAATTGGCGTTATCTTTTGATATAGATGTTCTTTGGATAGGAGCAAGAAGTACGGCCAGTCCATTTACGGTTCAAGAGATAGCAGATTCTCTAGAAGGAAAAGAAGATCAAATTATTTTAGTAAAAAATCCTATACATCCAGATATAGAATTGTGGATAGGAGCTTTAGAACGTTTGTTAGGAAAAGGGATAAGAAAGTTAGGTGTGATTCACCGTGGTTTTTACACTTATAAAACCTCGAAATACCGTAATCAACCGAATTGGAATCTTTTGTTCAGTTTTAGGAATATTCTCCCTAGAATTCCTGTGATATGTGATCCTTCACATATTTGTGGAAATAAAGAAGGAATTTTAGATATTGCAAAAACTGCTTATCATTATTTTAAATATGATGGATTGATGATAGAAAGTCATTGTGATCCAGATCATGCCTGGAGTGATGCTCAACAACAGATTACTCCGGAAAAACTTTTAGAACTGTTAAAACAGTTGACCGGTTCTAATCATGAGACACATCAGAATCATTTAGATTCTTTAAGAATATTTATTGATGAAATAGATGAAAATCTTATTGCTCTCTTAGCAAAAAGAATGAAAATTTCAAAAAAATTAGGAACATTTAAGAAATCCGAAGATATAACGATTTTTCAACCAAATAGATGGGATTCTATTATGAAAAAATATCTAAAATTAGGTAAAAATTTAGGGATCTCGGAAGAACTCCTTGAAGGGGTTTTCAAACTCTTGCATCAAGAATCCATCAATATTCAAAATAGAATCTGA
- a CDS encoding prephenate dehydrogenase, whose translation MNIGIIGLGLIGGSISLGLRKSNFGDKYLGIDSNQENALNAVKLGIVDEIIPLQDLLLQSSVIILSIPVDGIERILPIILNKIRNDTVILDTGSTKYDICNRVSFHPKRSRFVATHPIAGIESSGPISAHSDLFYNKNCIFCDSELSAPDAISMAERIYSTMKMRRIYLTSKEHDFYISYGSHLPHVISFSLANTVLKKFEKKEDIFKNMMGSGLDSTTRLARSNPETWFPIFISNRKNLIQAIDAYINHLEIFRNYLKNKEFHKIDQYIKKANDIKKKYV comes from the coding sequence ATGAATATTGGAATTATAGGATTAGGTTTGATCGGTGGTTCGATTAGTTTAGGGTTACGAAAATCAAATTTTGGAGATAAATATCTAGGAATAGACTCTAATCAAGAAAATGCTTTGAATGCCGTAAAACTTGGAATTGTAGATGAAATAATTCCTTTACAGGATCTTCTTCTACAATCTTCCGTTATCATTTTATCTATTCCTGTAGATGGGATAGAAAGAATCCTTCCAATTATCCTAAACAAAATCAGGAATGATACAGTGATTTTAGATACTGGATCTACAAAGTATGATATTTGTAATCGGGTTTCTTTTCATCCAAAAAGAAGTCGTTTTGTGGCTACACATCCTATTGCAGGAATTGAAAGTTCTGGTCCGATTTCAGCTCATTCAGATCTTTTTTATAACAAGAATTGTATTTTTTGCGATTCTGAACTCAGTGCTCCAGATGCGATTTCTATGGCAGAAAGAATTTACTCTACTATGAAAATGCGTAGGATTTATTTAACCTCTAAAGAACATGATTTTTATATTTCTTATGGATCTCATTTACCTCATGTCATTTCCTTCTCTTTAGCTAATACAGTTTTAAAAAAATTTGAAAAGAAGGAAGATATTTTTAAGAATATGATGGGAAGTGGATTGGATTCTACTACACGTTTGGCGAGAAGCAATCCTGAAACGTGGTTCCCTATTTTTATTTCTAATAGAAAAAATTTAATTCAAGCTATAGATGCTTATATAAATCATTTAGAAATATTTCGTAACTATTTAAAAAATAAAGAATTTCATAAAATTGATCAGTATATAAAAAAGGCAAACGATATAAAAAAAAAATATGTATAA
- a CDS encoding pyridoxal phosphate-dependent aminotransferase, translated as MIEAAKRTHQISEYFFSKKMKEIHLLEKKGIGVINLGIGNPDLLPPNGVIYKMKEASELKEANTYQSYVGIENLRKSMANWYGKIYQVKVDPKKEILPLMGSKEGIMHISMSYLDKGDQVLIPNPGYPTYSSISKLLESEIIYYDLQESNDWFPNLPFLEKKNLSKVKIMWINYPHMPTGATITFEKLKKLVFFAKRNHILLVHDNPYSFILNSQRPWSIFNIKEAKGIALELNSLSKSYNMAGWRVGMVIGNPELIQNIIKVKSQMDSGMYYPIQIGAIEAMNHDSEWFKKLNTEYLKRQKILWDICDRLYLEYRRDRSGIFVWAKITDVDKNDREWSDKILKNYHIFITPGSLFGDQGKGYVRLSMCRPVNILEEAKNRIIS; from the coding sequence ATGATTGAAGCAGCAAAAAGAACGCATCAAATATCGGAATACTTTTTTTCCAAAAAAATGAAAGAGATTCATCTTCTTGAAAAAAAGGGGATAGGAGTGATTAATTTAGGAATTGGAAATCCGGATCTTCTTCCTCCAAATGGGGTCATTTATAAAATGAAAGAAGCATCTGAATTGAAAGAGGCAAACACTTATCAAAGCTATGTAGGGATAGAAAATTTGCGAAAGTCCATGGCTAATTGGTATGGAAAAATCTATCAAGTAAAAGTGGATCCTAAAAAGGAAATCTTGCCTTTAATGGGGTCTAAAGAGGGAATTATGCATATCAGTATGTCTTATTTAGACAAAGGAGATCAAGTATTAATTCCAAATCCAGGATATCCAACTTATTCCTCTATATCTAAACTTTTAGAATCGGAAATTATTTATTATGATCTTCAGGAAAGCAATGATTGGTTCCCAAATCTCCCCTTTTTGGAGAAGAAAAATCTGTCTAAGGTAAAGATTATGTGGATCAATTATCCTCATATGCCGACAGGTGCCACTATTACTTTTGAAAAGTTAAAAAAATTGGTTTTCTTTGCTAAAAGAAACCATATTTTACTTGTTCATGATAATCCTTATAGTTTCATCTTAAATAGTCAACGTCCATGGAGTATATTTAATATTAAAGAAGCTAAAGGAATTGCTTTAGAATTAAATTCTTTAAGTAAAAGTTATAATATGGCTGGATGGCGTGTTGGAATGGTAATAGGAAACCCTGAATTGATTCAAAATATTATAAAAGTAAAAAGTCAAATGGATTCTGGAATGTATTATCCAATACAGATTGGGGCGATAGAAGCCATGAATCATGATTCAGAATGGTTTAAAAAACTGAATACAGAATATTTAAAACGTCAAAAAATTCTATGGGACATATGTGATCGTCTTTATTTAGAATATAGGAGAGATCGTTCTGGAATCTTTGTTTGGGCAAAAATTACAGATGTAGATAAAAATGATCGTGAATGGTCAGATAAAATTTTAAAAAATTATCACATATTTATTACACCTGGAAGCCTTTTTGGGGATCAGGGAAAAGGATATGTAAGATTGTCTATGTGTCGTCCTGTAAATATTTTGGAAGAAGCAAAAAATAGAATTATTTCATGA
- a CDS encoding prephenate dehydratase: MKRIAIQGVKGCFHHAAVSRYFEGCHYELREYSSFREVACSVAKSDVNIGVMAIENTIAGTILTNYSLLSEYNLKIVGEVYMPIKHHLMAFPGQEVKDIKEIYSHPMALLQCESFLEEHSEIKISKYSDTAAAAQYISKCKKKGLAAIASEDAAKEYGLEILSKNIQSITKNFTRFFVIKNSSKKENNFNKASLRFKILHTTGSLSQILSLISSLGINMTKIQSIPIIQRPWEYSFYVDIIFNSIKDYEMMKERIQKIPCLHQFSIMGEYKNGRIRSE; the protein is encoded by the coding sequence ATGAAAAGAATAGCTATACAAGGGGTAAAGGGGTGTTTTCATCATGCAGCAGTTTCCAGATATTTTGAGGGTTGTCATTATGAATTGAGGGAGTATTCTTCCTTTAGAGAAGTTGCCTGTTCCGTGGCTAAATCTGATGTGAATATTGGAGTGATGGCTATAGAAAATACTATAGCGGGAACTATATTGACAAACTACAGTCTTTTATCTGAATACAATTTAAAAATAGTGGGAGAAGTCTACATGCCTATCAAACATCATTTAATGGCTTTTCCTGGACAGGAAGTAAAAGATATTAAGGAAATTTATTCTCATCCTATGGCTCTTTTACAATGTGAATCCTTTCTAGAGGAACATTCTGAAATAAAAATCTCAAAATACTCAGATACGGCAGCTGCCGCTCAATACATTTCTAAATGTAAGAAAAAAGGTTTAGCTGCGATTGCTTCGGAAGATGCGGCTAAAGAATATGGGTTAGAAATACTTTCTAAAAATATACAAAGCATTACAAAGAACTTTACCAGGTTTTTTGTCATTAAAAATTCTTCGAAAAAAGAAAATAATTTTAATAAAGCTTCACTCAGATTCAAGATTTTACATACTACTGGAAGTCTGTCTCAGATTTTGAGTCTTATATCCAGTCTTGGAATTAATATGACTAAAATACAATCTATTCCTATTATACAAAGACCTTGGGAATATTCATTTTATGTAGATATTATATTCAATAGTATAAAAGATTATGAAATGATGAAAGAACGTATACAAAAAATTCCATGTCTTCATCAATTTTCTATTATGGGAGAATATAAAAATGGTAGAATCAGATCTGAATGA
- a CDS encoding Nramp family divalent metal transporter: protein MPKNKYPIKGWRKENKYPSLSEVFSSVSVPQKTGKWKKLLAFTGPGLLIAVGYMDPGNWATDIAGGAQFGYMLLSVIFISNIFAIILQHLALKLGIVCERDLAQACRDHYPPFISFLLWILCEVAIAACDLAEIIGSVLALKLLFGIPITWGVLITAIDVLLILFFQYKGFRYIESVVAALIFTILVCFSFEIISSKPEILPILKGIIPNPEIIKNSHSFYISIGILGATVMPHNLYLHSSIIQTRNYPRTIEGKKMAIRYATIDSTFSLSLAFFINAAILIISSATFHRSGHTEVADIMDAHKLLTPILGSSFSGIFFALALLASGQNSTLTGTLAGQIVMEGFLHIRLKPWIRRLITRLIAIVPAMITSLIYGEKGTAELLIISQIILSIQLSFAIIPLVNFTGNSDKMGSFVNGPVLKILAWIITVIIMILNLFLIYDTLIN, encoded by the coding sequence ATGCCAAAAAATAAATATCCTATAAAAGGATGGAGAAAAGAGAATAAGTATCCTTCCCTATCTGAAGTTTTTTCTTCTGTTTCTGTTCCTCAAAAGACAGGAAAATGGAAAAAATTATTGGCTTTCACTGGACCAGGATTATTGATTGCCGTTGGATATATGGACCCAGGAAATTGGGCTACAGATATTGCTGGAGGAGCCCAATTCGGATACATGCTTTTATCCGTTATTTTTATATCCAATATTTTTGCTATCATCTTACAACATTTGGCTCTTAAATTAGGAATTGTTTGTGAACGGGATTTAGCACAAGCTTGTAGAGACCATTATCCCCCATTTATTAGTTTTCTTTTATGGATTTTATGTGAAGTAGCTATTGCGGCTTGTGACTTAGCAGAAATTATTGGTTCTGTGTTAGCCTTAAAATTGCTTTTTGGGATTCCCATAACATGGGGGGTTTTAATTACTGCTATAGATGTTTTGCTTATTTTATTTTTTCAATACAAAGGATTCAGATACATTGAAAGTGTAGTTGCTGCGTTAATCTTTACAATTTTAGTTTGTTTTAGTTTTGAAATTATTAGTTCTAAACCAGAAATTCTTCCCATTTTAAAAGGAATTATCCCTAATCCGGAAATAATCAAAAATTCGCATTCTTTCTATATATCTATTGGAATTCTAGGGGCTACAGTTATGCCTCATAATCTATACCTACATTCAAGTATTATCCAAACTAGGAATTATCCACGTACTATTGAAGGGAAGAAGATGGCCATAAGATATGCCACTATAGATAGTACGTTCTCTTTATCCTTAGCTTTTTTTATCAATGCAGCTATATTAATTATATCTTCCGCTACTTTTCATAGATCTGGACATACAGAAGTAGCAGATATTATGGACGCACATAAACTTTTAACCCCCATACTCGGTTCTAGTTTCTCTGGAATTTTTTTTGCTTTAGCTTTGCTAGCCTCAGGACAAAACTCCACACTTACTGGAACTCTAGCTGGACAAATTGTAATGGAAGGCTTTCTTCACATTCGATTAAAACCATGGATAAGAAGATTAATAACAAGACTCATCGCTATTGTTCCGGCTATGATTACTTCTCTGATTTATGGAGAGAAAGGAACTGCTGAATTACTAATAATTAGTCAAATTATTTTATCAATACAATTAAGTTTCGCTATTATTCCATTAGTAAATTTTACAGGGAATTCTGATAAAATGGGATCATTTGTCAATGGACCGGTTTTAAAAATATTAGCTTGGATTATCACCGTCATTATCATGATACTCAATTTATTCTTAATATATGACACTTTGATAAATTAG
- the rplI gene encoding 50S ribosomal protein L9, with protein MKIILKKDVENLGFQYDELNVKPGYARNYLIPKGYAIIALPGEVKNIQEILKQRLKKESFFIEKSKEIEKKLKQLTIKITAKVGRGGKLFGSINNQELMEALHKKGISIEKKFIRIPGNRVIKTIGKHQACIRLHRQRELPLNFEVVAD; from the coding sequence ATGAAAATTATTCTCAAAAAAGACGTGGAAAATTTGGGATTTCAATATGATGAATTAAATGTGAAACCAGGATATGCTAGAAACTATTTAATCCCTAAAGGATATGCTATTATCGCTTTACCTGGAGAAGTAAAAAATATTCAAGAAATTTTAAAACAACGCTTAAAAAAGGAAAGTTTTTTCATTGAAAAATCCAAAGAAATAGAAAAAAAATTAAAACAATTGACTATAAAAATAACAGCTAAAGTAGGAAGAGGAGGAAAATTATTCGGTTCAATTAATAATCAAGAATTGATGGAAGCTTTGCACAAAAAAGGGATTTCTATAGAAAAAAAATTTATCAGAATTCCTGGAAATAGAGTTATTAAAACGATTGGAAAACATCAAGCCTGTATACGTTTACATCGTCAACGGGAACTACCCCTAAATTTTGAAGTAGTAGCTGACTAA
- the rpsR gene encoding 30S ribosomal protein S18: MILEEEINQTHHKKQQKGVDSDLRYLSPLKIETKIEKKYCYFKKRNIKYIDYKDPTFLIKFLNAQGKILPRRITGTLQKNQNKLNAAIKRCRQIGLLPFVTDDLR; this comes from the coding sequence ATGATTTTAGAAGAGGAGATCAATCAAACCCATCATAAAAAACAACAAAAAGGGGTAGACAGCGATTTAAGATACTTGTCTCCTCTTAAGATAGAAACTAAAATAGAAAAAAAATATTGTTATTTTAAAAAAAGAAATATTAAGTATATAGATTATAAAGATCCTACCTTTTTGATCAAATTCCTGAATGCGCAGGGTAAAATATTGCCACGTCGTATTACAGGAACTTTACAAAAAAATCAAAATAAATTAAATGCGGCTATAAAAAGATGCCGACAAATTGGACTTTTACCTTTTGTGACAGATGACTTAAGATAA
- the rpsF gene encoding 30S ribosomal protein S6: MLRHYENIMIITPILSDDQSKKTAKEYENYLIQKNGEIVHQEHWGLKKLAYPIQKKQSGCYHLFEFLLSSNLVYDLELKLRQDERILRFITVKLNQDGIEYAERRRNKLLNKDQKL, encoded by the coding sequence ATGCTGAGACATTATGAAAATATCATGATAATCACTCCTATTTTGTCTGATGATCAATCGAAAAAAACGGCAAAAGAGTATGAAAATTATCTCATCCAAAAAAATGGGGAAATAGTTCATCAGGAACATTGGGGATTAAAAAAATTAGCTTATCCTATTCAAAAAAAACAAAGTGGATGTTATCATTTATTTGAGTTTTTATTAAGTTCTAATTTAGTCTATGATTTAGAATTGAAATTAAGACAAGACGAACGTATTTTACGTTTTATCACTGTAAAATTAAATCAAGATGGAATAGAATATGCAGAAAGAAGGAGAAATAAATTATTAAACAAAGACCAAAAATTATGA
- the gltX gene encoding glutamate--tRNA ligase: MMQKKYNLVRVRFAPSPTGPLHLGGIRTALYNYLFAKKYGGSFVLRIEDTDRKRFVPNSESYIMETLKWCQIEPDEGVGYGGVHLPYHQSQRGDIYRFHLSKLLEKGHAYYAFDTDEELYIKRKEYQNRGLTFSYNASIRMEMKNSLNMTKKQLYTKLNSGFPYVIRFKITPGEKLKMEDMIRGNIVVHTDSLDDKILLKSNGIATYHLANTIDDHLMKITHVIRGEEWLPSMSFHLLLYRSFGWSPPIFAHLPLILREDGKGKLSKRNVEDLDFPIFPLQWKVPETKTIIPGYRELGYFPEAFVNMLAFLGWNPGIQREIFSLQELIHFFSLKRITQSGVYFNLKKANWFNKQYLKKKGGEIFSYLSIELQKRSISYEMDYLYKVIHLTIDRLHFIHEIWKHSFYFFISPNSYEYSSFNQIFHQNIIDQLESCKKSLLNIPQFTSVNLRLLFQKYNKKNKDKMMKIFRLALVGSLQGVDLFMIFEMLGKKESIQRIEKLMKKIREKI, from the coding sequence ATGATGCAAAAAAAATACAATCTTGTCAGAGTTCGTTTTGCTCCTAGTCCCACAGGTCCATTACATTTGGGTGGAATAAGGACCGCTTTATACAATTATCTTTTTGCTAAAAAATATGGAGGATCCTTTGTTCTTAGAATAGAAGATACGGATCGAAAAAGATTTGTTCCTAATTCTGAATCCTATATTATGGAGACCTTAAAATGGTGCCAGATAGAACCTGATGAAGGAGTTGGTTATGGAGGAGTTCATCTCCCTTATCATCAATCTCAACGTGGAGATATTTATCGATTCCATCTTTCTAAATTATTAGAGAAAGGACATGCTTATTACGCTTTTGACACAGATGAGGAACTTTATATCAAAAGAAAGGAATATCAAAATCGTGGATTAACCTTTTCCTATAATGCGAGTATAAGAATGGAAATGAAAAATTCCTTGAACATGACTAAAAAACAATTATATACAAAATTAAATTCTGGTTTTCCCTATGTTATTCGATTTAAAATTACACCTGGAGAAAAATTGAAAATGGAGGATATGATACGTGGAAATATTGTAGTCCACACAGATAGTTTAGACGATAAAATATTGTTAAAATCTAATGGAATAGCTACTTATCATCTAGCTAATACGATAGACGATCATTTAATGAAAATCACTCATGTGATCAGGGGAGAAGAATGGCTCCCATCTATGTCTTTCCATCTATTATTATATCGTTCTTTTGGTTGGAGTCCGCCTATTTTTGCACATTTACCTTTAATATTAAGAGAGGATGGAAAAGGAAAACTTAGCAAAAGAAACGTAGAAGATTTAGATTTTCCTATATTTCCTTTACAATGGAAAGTTCCAGAAACTAAGACGATCATTCCAGGATACAGAGAGTTAGGATATTTTCCAGAAGCTTTCGTTAATATGTTAGCTTTTTTGGGGTGGAATCCAGGAATCCAAAGAGAAATTTTTTCCTTGCAAGAATTAATTCATTTCTTTTCTTTAAAAAGAATCACTCAATCTGGAGTTTATTTTAACCTAAAAAAAGCCAATTGGTTCAATAAACAATACTTGAAAAAAAAAGGGGGGGAAATATTTTCTTATCTTTCTATAGAATTGCAAAAACGTTCTATTTCCTATGAAATGGATTATTTATATAAAGTCATCCATCTCACAATCGATAGGCTGCATTTTATCCATGAAATTTGGAAACATTCTTTTTACTTTTTTATTTCTCCTAATTCTTATGAATACAGTTCTTTTAATCAAATTTTTCATCAAAATATCATTGATCAATTAGAGTCTTGTAAAAAATCATTATTAAATATTCCTCAATTTACATCCGTAAATTTGAGATTGTTATTTCAGAAATACAATAAAAAAAATAAAGATAAAATGATGAAAATATTTCGTTTAGCTTTAGTAGGGAGTCTACAAGGGGTTGATCTTTTCATGATTTTTGAAATGTTAGGAAAGAAAGAAAGTATCCAAAGGATAGAAAAACTAATGAAAAAAATAAGAGAAAAAATCTAG
- the mnmE gene encoding tRNA uridine-5-carboxymethylaminomethyl(34) synthesis GTPase MnmE, giving the protein MLDEDTIVALATPMGSSAISVIRISGNHSISTVEKIFFSVIPGKKLGNQSTHTLHLGSIVDENVLLDQVLISLFRSPFSYTGENMIEISCHGSYYIQQKILQLLIRKGLRLARPGEFTLRAFLNKKVDLSQAEAIADLILSENQAFHEISLQQIKGSLTHTIKNLRKKLLDFASLLELELDFSEEDVIFAKRSELFSFLKDLEKTLKDLIESFSLGNAIKKGIYVAIIGEPNVGKSTLFNYVIQENRSIISHIEGTTRDSVEGEFVLNGIHFHFVDTAGIRTTQDPIEMMGVQKTMEKIQESQVLLYLFEASTKEKKKQKKILHEIQLLHKKYPLKKILAIANKSDVSSFKDFYNIKSKIPYFFEISAKNHHGIKKILYTLSNLFIKKLQEKNIIVTQSRHYEALKKALEEVFLAHEAFKKKISEDLISIHIKEALRYLGEITGEITNEEILKNIFSKFCIGK; this is encoded by the coding sequence ATGTTAGATGAAGATACCATTGTTGCTTTGGCAACTCCTATGGGATCCAGCGCGATCTCTGTTATTCGTATTTCTGGAAATCATTCCATATCCACTGTTGAAAAAATTTTTTTTTCCGTTATACCTGGAAAAAAACTAGGGAATCAATCCACACATACTCTTCATCTAGGGTCTATTGTGGATGAAAATGTTTTATTGGATCAAGTATTAATATCTCTATTTAGATCTCCTTTTTCTTACACAGGAGAAAATATGATAGAGATATCTTGTCATGGATCTTATTATATTCAACAAAAAATATTGCAATTGCTGATCAGAAAAGGATTACGTTTAGCTCGTCCTGGAGAATTTACACTTCGTGCCTTTTTAAATAAGAAAGTAGATTTATCACAAGCTGAAGCTATAGCAGATCTGATTTTATCTGAGAATCAAGCTTTTCATGAAATATCTTTGCAACAAATCAAAGGATCCTTGACTCATACCATTAAAAATTTACGAAAAAAATTATTGGATTTTGCATCTCTCCTAGAATTGGAATTGGATTTTTCCGAAGAAGATGTGATCTTTGCAAAAAGATCAGAACTTTTTTCTTTCTTAAAGGATTTAGAAAAAACATTAAAAGATTTAATTGAATCTTTTTCACTAGGAAATGCGATAAAAAAAGGAATCTATGTAGCTATTATTGGAGAACCAAATGTAGGAAAATCTACGTTATTTAATTACGTGATTCAGGAGAACCGTTCTATTATATCTCATATAGAAGGAACTACTAGAGATAGTGTAGAAGGAGAATTTGTTTTGAATGGGATCCATTTTCATTTTGTGGATACTGCAGGAATTAGAACAACTCAAGATCCAATAGAAATGATGGGAGTTCAAAAAACGATGGAAAAGATACAAGAATCTCAAGTTCTCTTATATCTTTTTGAAGCTTCTACCAAGGAGAAAAAAAAACAGAAAAAAATTCTTCATGAAATTCAACTTCTTCACAAAAAATATCCACTGAAAAAAATTTTAGCTATTGCTAATAAATCAGATGTATCTTCTTTTAAAGACTTCTACAATATAAAGTCAAAAATTCCTTATTTTTTTGAAATTTCTGCAAAAAATCATCACGGGATAAAAAAAATTCTCTATACTTTAAGTAATTTATTCATAAAAAAACTACAAGAAAAAAATATTATTGTGACACAAAGCAGACATTATGAAGCTTTGAAAAAAGCTTTAGAAGAGGTTTTTTTAGCTCATGAAGCCTTTAAAAAAAAGATCTCAGAAGATTTAATTTCTATACATATTAAAGAAGCTTTGCGGTATTTAGGAGAAATAACCGGAGAAATAACAAATGAAGAGATCCTCAAAAACATATTTTCAAAATTTTGTATTGGAAAGTAA